The genomic region CTAATGAAATCGCCAGCCTGAAGGAGTCCCTCGAAGCCTGCGAGGAAAAGTGGTACAATGTCGGCTTCTCGGATGCTGAAAACTCCGCAGAGCCGATCATCCACCAAGCTCGGCACCATGGCTTCGGGGAGGGATGGCTAGCTGCCCTTTAGGCGATAGGGGTGGCCGCGTACTCTCCACTGTGGACCCCCGAGCAGATCCCTTACCCGGCCCCTCCTCCACTTGCCGTTCAGAGTCGGACCGAGGCATCAGGCGAGGAGGAGACTCCAAGTATGATCGACCTCGTGCGGGACATTGACGCTCATATGGAGGCAGTCGACCCAGAGGTTACAAGCAACATCCGCGCAGGGGCCGAAGCTGCACTAGACCAGGTCCCACTGACAACTGTGAGCGGAACTGAGCAGCCTATGCCTCCGCCCCCACCAGCAGACCCTATCGTTTGATAATCCAGCCCTTCTTTGCCtctctactttttctttttgttttattgctgttattattttttctttgacattTAAAAAGCTTAGATCGTCGGGCTGTGGCGATAGAACAATTTCCCTGCCTGCCAGACAgttataattaatgttttttagatatcGTTGTTTCAATTTATGTCGTTTATATGCCGCTTGTGCTTCTCTATTGCTTGCTTGATAACCGCCGATTCTGTACGCGATTACTCTCTTAATGTTAATGTCGTTGGTAAATGCCATCATATCTTACTTTCTCGCTTTTGATTGCCGGGAGTAGCCCCTTTGAATTCAAGCCGTAGGGGCTTATGTTACGAGACGCCCGGCATAAGTGAACGGGTCCCTGTACCTACGTGAGActagcgtaaggttttcacctgcttgGTGATAGGAATCGGACCGAGGGCAGGtctctgtccttagataaaaatagtgtaaggttttcacctgctcgatGATATggctcgaaccgagggcaggtttctgtccttagatagaaatagcgtaaggttttcactTGCTCGATGATAGGGCTTGAatcgagggcaggtttctgtccttagattagaaatagcgtaaggttttcacctgctcgatGATAGGGCTCGAAttgagggcaggtttctgtccttagattaGAAATAGCggaaggttttcacctgctcggtgatagggctcgaaccgagAGCAGATtcctgtccttagataaaaatagcgtaaggttttcacctgctcggtgatagggctcgaaccgagggcaggtttctgtccttagatagaaatagcgtaaggttttcacctgctcggtgatagggctcgaaccgagggtaggtttctgtccttagataaaaatagcgtaaggttttcactTGCTCGATTATAGGGCttgaaccgagggcaggtttctatCCTTGCCATGAATAAGTTGCCCTTTACCCTCGCAATTCTCTTTATAATTCTTGCCTGGTGATAATAacttgaaataagaaaaaggagggggggggggcagcTAAATCAAGGTCTTCATATTAAACATGCAGTGATGCCCGGTTACATTAGGTTTATATCTTTGGAGGGTGTTCGGTTactgataaatttttttcaaattgcgAACATTCCATGGCCGGAGGAGTGgtttttcctccaaatcctcCAGATAGTATGCCCCTGCTCCAGCAATAGCAATCACACGGTAGGGACCCTCCCAGGTTAAAGCTAGCTTTCCCGCGTTCGTCTCTCACGTATTCCCCACTACCTTTCGGAGTACCAGATCTCCCGCAGCGAACTCCCTCCTTTTGATAGCTCTATTGTACCTCCGGGcaagcttctgttgatactCTGCCAGCCGAATGGTGGCCATATCTCGGTGCTCCTCTAGCAAGTTCAGCTCCTTGGCCATCAACTCCTTGTTCTCGTCAGAAGCGAATCCCGCAACTCGGGCGCTACACACGTTTACTTCAGCAGGGATGACTGCCTCTGCCCCGTAAGTTAGAGAGAacggcgtttctccagtggatctccTCAGAGTGGTTCGGTATGCCCATAGCCTTGTTTGTCGCTTCTACCTGGCCGTTACTCTGCGGGTAAGCCGGCGTGGAGTATCAGTTCCGGATACCAAAGCTCTCGCAGAACTCCCAGAAAGCCCTGTTGTCAAACTACAGGCCATTGTCCGATATTAAAGATTTCGGCACGTTGAACCTTGTTATAATGTTCCTCCATACAAATCTCTTAACGTCAACGTCTCGGATGTTGGCCAGTGCCTCAGCCTCTGCCCACTTTATGAAGTAGTCTACTGCCACCAACACGAACCTTCGGTTGCCCGTTGCTCGGGAAAAAGGCTTGACTATATCCAGCCCCCAGCAGGTGAATGGCCACGGGCTGCAAACTGGGTTCAAGTTCCCGGCCGATTGGTAGATCATCGGCGCGTGAACCTGACACTGTTCACATCTCTGAGCATACTCGGTGGCTTCCTTCCTCATCTGCGGCCACCAGAAACCCTGGGTCATTTCTCGGTGCGCCAGCGAGCGTCCCCCCACGTGGCTACCGCAGTCTCCCTCGCGCGGTTCGGCTAACAGCTCTTTAGCCTGGCCGGGGCGAAGGCACTATAGGTATGGCCCTTCGAATGATCTGCAATATAGCTTCCGATCGGCAGATAACCAGTACCGAGCGGAAGTTCGCTGTACTCTGGCTGCCTCTTTCTCATCTTCCGGGGCTCGATCCTCTGAAAGGAAGTTGATGATTGGATCCATCCAGCACTTCTCGGCTACAGTGACCTGTAGAATCAGTGCCCTGGCGGTAATACTTGGCTCGGGCACCAACTCCACCCTGATCAACCGAGGTACCTCGTCAGCTATTGATGATGCTAGAGTTGCCAAAAATCGGCGTGCCAGTTCCGTCCCCGGGCTATCCGCTCGATCTTGACTATCACAAAGTCACCCATCATTTGCTTTGCTAGCCGCAGATATTCTATCATCCGGGGATCCTTGGCCTCGAAGTTCCCTTGGACCTGACTTACCACGAGGAGGGAGTCTGAGTATACCTCCATCTCCTTTACCCCCAGATCCATGATAACCCTAAGTCCTGCCAGCAGGGcctcgtattcggcctcattattagaagCCCTGAAGCCTAACCTGAATTAGTGTTCCAGCTTCAGATCTTCCAGGGTGATGACCACTATCCTTGCCCCCGCTCCAGCCGCATTGGACGCTCCACCCACAAACACCTTCCATGGCTTGACTTCTACTACGCAGGTTATGTCTGTACCTTTCGATGAGAACTCGGCAATAAAATCCGCAAGTACTTGTCCCTTCACTGAGTTCCTCGACTTGTATCTGATGTCGAAGAAGCCCAGCTGAGTCCCCCACTTGGCTATCCTCCCCGTAAAGTCAGATCTCCTTAACAATGATTGCAGCGGGTACTCGGTCAAGACGTGGACTGTGTgggcctgaaaataatggggtaATTTTCGGGTTGAGTGCATGAGTGCCAGCACCAGTTTTTCCAGTGGTAAGTACCTGGCCTCCGGGTCGACTAGCGTCTTGCTAATGTAATAAACTGGGAGCTGTGCACCGTAATCCCTCAGTAGTACGGCGCTCGTTGCATGTTCGGATACTGAGAGGTACATGTACAAGTCTTTTCCCGGTTCTGGGGTTGACAACGTCGGTGCCCGGCCAAGGTAATCCTTTAGATCTTGGAAGGCCCTGTCACACTCCTCGTCCCActggaaccccttccacttcttcagAAGTTGGTAAAAAGGCTGGCACCGATCAGCGAACTTGAAAATAAATCGGTTAAGAGCAGCCAGCATACCGGTCAGCTTTTGAACCTCTTTCGGGTTGCCCGGCGGTTTGAGAAACTTCACGGCTTCAATTTGATCGGGGCTGACTTCTATCCCCTGTTCAGTAATCAAATAACCCAGGAACCTGCCGGATCCAACCCCGAATGCACACTTATCAGCGTTAAGGCGCAGCCGGTGTCGTCGGAGGATCTCGAACACTTCTTTCAGGTCACCAACGTGCTGTCCTTCTTACTTGCTCTTtatcaccatgtcatcaatgtatACTTCCACTGTCCGTCCAATCTTATCcctaaacatcctcgtcatcattcgttgataagtggctcccgcgttcttcaaaccgaacgGCATCACAATATAGTGGTAGTTAGCATCGGGCGTTAAGAATGCCGTCTTCTCTTGGTCTTCGGTGGCTAGGGCAATCTGGTGATAGCCCTGGAAAGTATCGAGGAAACTCATTCTCGGGTGCCCGCATGTAGCGTCCACCAATTGGTCGATTTTCGGCATCGGGAACGGATCCTTTGGACACGCTCGATTCAGATCggtaaaatcaacacaaaccctcCACTTGCCGCTCTTCTTTTTCACGACCACCGTGTTTGCGAGCCATTCCAGAAAGAACGTTTCCTTTATGGCCCCCGCTTCTCTCAGCTTCCCGACTTTCTGTCTAACGGCTTCCACATGCTCCCTAGCAGATCTTCTCGGTCTCTGTTTCTTCGGGGGGCACAGCGGATCCACATTCAGCTTGTGAACTATGAACTTGGGGTCAACGCTGGGCACCTCATATGGATTCCACGCAAACACATCCACGTTTTGTTTGAGGAATAAGAGTAGCTGTACCCTTTCCCCATCACTCAAGCCTGCCCCTATCTGAAAACTCCTTTCACTTCCTGGTAAGATCTTTACGCTTACCAAATCCTTGGCAGCATTAGTCCCCTCCCCTTGGGGGTGCTGTAATTGCTATAGGGGTGCCTTCTCAGCTGATTCCTTCTGCTCTGTTTGTCTGATTTCTGTGGCTACCAAACACTGTCTGGCCGCTTGCTG from Castanea sativa cultivar Marrone di Chiusa Pesio chromosome 11, ASM4071231v1 harbors:
- the LOC142616288 gene encoding uncharacterized protein LOC142616288, whose amino-acid sequence is MTQGFWWPQMRKEATEYAQRCEQCQVHAPMIYQSAGNLNPVCSPWPFTCWGLDIVKPFSRATGNRRFVLVAVDYFIKWAEAEALANIRDVDVKRFVWRNIITRFNVPKSLISDNGLSTGETPFSLTYGAEAVIPAEVNVCSARVAGFASDENKELMAKELNLLEEHRDMATIRLAEYQQKLARRYNRAIKRREFAAGDLGHTIWRIWRKNHSSGHGMFAI